In the Candidatus Cloacimonas acidaminovorans str. Evry genome, one interval contains:
- a CDS encoding carboxypeptidase regulatory-like domain-containing protein, giving the protein MKRLFLAILALTLSIGGILSAQTLVNIGSGTAVNTTTGVPTPYGTYYKNFHQQFLILASELNDAGGGAGDITSIAFNVSNLNNCSPMPNYTIRLKHTTQTTLTTTFEVGDYTTVWTAPEFMPVTGWNVHNFTTPFNWDGASNLLVDIVTTLITGNYTQNASCYYSTTTFNSSLRYQSDSTDASSSATGTVSTNRSNMQFIMAPVVVTNPPNPAILVSPANGATLVSPSANLNWVSGGGAPSGFKLSLGTNNPPTNILNNQDLGLVTTYDPPQDFDLNTTYYWKVTPYNAMGDAVSCPVWSFTTHGEPIVNSLPYFQNFDLVIPPVLPFDWTSIVQAAVTTAYVDTYASTTYAHSQPNCVRLYNSSDASATVMLVAPVLGDALDPHTVRVRFWARSLSTGYNISLGVMTSQTNPATFQAVQNIALTTTITEYIVDLTTYTGNGRYITFKHGGGSSGTLYLDDISFELISPNDLAAFSITGNVTPSVGNATDYTIGLKNWGTASQSAYIVKLMSGDTELASAPGPTIAAGATATAVVTWTPTVEGPMSIYGKVVLTGDVNPLNDNSPSINISVMPAGAIVVTIGEGNLAEGVPWEFFYKNSLFQTLYYQAEIGVMGNITAVTFYNNFVTNLTDKPVKLWLGTTDLADLSAGWILNDLTLVYDGTLNFPNGENTIVVPLQTPYLYTGGNLVLYANRPMDTQYFSSSDNFKAQTVGSNRARKLVNDSVAYDPMNPSATGTLSGTFPKTSFTFVVTGMGSLSGTVTSSGSPLADVLIQVSDANYSYTRYTNAAGEYSFQYLPIGNYSATASKLGYETQSVTVTIIENQNTVQNFSLVSSSTVSVSGHIVGSDQPTVGIANAHIFLDGPLDYEGTSNANGDFTITGVLSGNTYNYTIQAIGYADLTGTVVVGSTNVNMGTLVMSELALPPVQIVAEENTAQTQVTLTWRPPGSTGTGVGLEDFELDDGGWVPSSNWTNPLGDFEWTNTYDVADWSPSYTGTNIVPPPTAHSGTGMWGTKINTNYTNSGGFNYLTKTFNFSTISNAQLSFWSWENVFGNFDYCQVAVNGTLVWGPSWDYTSTQWRQRVIDLSAYDGMSEVTIQFQMWASTVVNYAGWYIDDVYVGTAQTYIANSHLPVMPTALKGLSEMEAAKVANELSLQEPQRTVQSSDYSRTDNRVLNGYKVWRLISGNENNENSWTLLTANTITDTTFIDTGWGTLPDGNYRWAVKGVYTNNLLGPAGFSNLLIMLRNDMAANTISGSLTPTVGVATTYTIGIKNVGTQAKPAGSYTIKLMSGDTELASVPGPAINPNQVLDVPINWTPTEQGTMVIYGKVFLTGDTNSANDQTPTLTILVNPSGVFMITIGAGGQFARMPVDMYYRNSIYEGLYYPAEMGDFMGQITGIQFYNNFYTDLPNMPTKVWIGTTTLTSLSDAWIPVSELTLVFDGNINYPAGDNIITIPFNAPYFYLNGENLVIFVQRPWEGAYHNSSDDFHAQTDATYTGRSRRMYSDSVTYDPNNLPATGATVSGQFPKTTLIVIPGGVGHLEGTVVATGSIPLEGVAVNIATSTYSAVTDAQGHYHIANIIPDDYTVNFSKYGYISQSINITIEEDETEILNVTMQPMPTVSVTGTIVASDTGAGIAGASIYLVGYQNYNTTSSATGAFSFPAVYANQTYEYTIIATGYTTVTGTINVGATNYNMGSITMNEVAYAPFGVVAALNDIYTAVNISWQAPDPTAVDVTEGFEGTVFPPLQWTQIINNTGPEIIPGVLPTWCRFGTVNAGGNPINPPEGNYQAGLWWDYEHQDEWLITPTFNCPPMAYLTVDAYIYRGSIYDDHYYIKVSTDNGTNWTVLYDATAATGGWNYYVSPIYLNMEAYGGQQIKIAFQADDPPSNDGLWYGWFIDNLYIGNAVQGVKFAGSDLLPSRSKVAVEKVSSELVVAPYPSRDAIEGKRELPTVRIDKITTPTRSERSLQGYKVWRLTSGNEAIPDTWTLLTTELITTLATVDSAWTALPNGSYRWAVKAVYTANVTSVASFSNVLNKETQMGNIVGFVRKQNNQPIAGATVTAGGISATTNSAGAYSLALSIGTYSVTASAAGYQPRTIDGVVVLPNQNTTLNFVLDPVANEDEYLPAVSTELIGNYPNPFNPETTIAYSIKDRCKVRLEVYNLKGQLVRTLVNEEKANGHYKAVFNAKDEKGNTLSSGIYFYRLQAGNYISTRKMLLME; this is encoded by the coding sequence ATGAAACGCTTATTTTTAGCAATTCTTGCCCTAACGCTGAGCATAGGAGGAATTCTTTCCGCTCAAACTTTGGTTAATATTGGAAGTGGAACTGCAGTTAATACTACTACAGGAGTTCCCACTCCCTACGGCACATATTACAAGAACTTTCATCAGCAATTTTTAATTTTGGCATCCGAATTAAATGATGCCGGTGGAGGTGCCGGTGATATCACTTCTATTGCCTTCAATGTCAGTAATTTAAATAATTGTAGTCCGATGCCGAACTACACGATTAGGTTAAAACACACAACTCAAACAACTCTCACTACTACTTTTGAAGTAGGGGATTATACAACCGTTTGGACTGCCCCGGAATTTATGCCTGTAACTGGTTGGAATGTGCATAATTTTACTACTCCTTTTAATTGGGATGGCGCTTCCAATCTCCTTGTGGATATTGTTACTACTTTAATAACCGGAAATTATACTCAGAATGCTTCTTGTTATTATTCTACCACTACTTTCAATAGCTCCCTCCGCTATCAAAGCGATAGTACCGATGCTTCTTCTTCTGCAACCGGAACGGTTTCTACTAATCGTTCCAATATGCAATTCATAATGGCTCCGGTTGTTGTAACCAATCCACCCAATCCGGCAATTTTAGTTTCTCCTGCCAATGGAGCTACTTTGGTTAGTCCCTCTGCAAATTTAAATTGGGTTAGCGGTGGAGGTGCTCCTTCCGGTTTTAAACTTTCTCTGGGAACCAATAATCCCCCTACAAACATATTGAACAATCAGGATCTGGGCTTGGTTACTACCTATGATCCCCCTCAAGATTTTGATCTTAACACTACCTACTACTGGAAAGTTACTCCCTATAATGCAATGGGAGATGCGGTAAGCTGTCCTGTCTGGAGTTTTACTACTCACGGTGAGCCGATTGTAAATTCCCTTCCCTATTTTCAAAACTTTGATTTAGTCATTCCTCCGGTTTTACCTTTTGACTGGACAAGTATTGTGCAAGCAGCAGTAACTACCGCTTATGTAGATACTTATGCTTCCACTACCTATGCTCACAGCCAACCCAATTGTGTCCGTCTCTATAATTCTTCGGATGCCAGTGCTACGGTTATGCTTGTAGCTCCTGTTTTAGGAGATGCTCTTGATCCTCATACGGTAAGAGTTAGATTTTGGGCTCGTTCTCTCAGTACAGGTTACAATATTTCTTTAGGAGTTATGACCAGTCAAACAAATCCTGCTACTTTTCAGGCAGTACAAAATATTGCTCTTACTACTACAATAACTGAATACATTGTTGATCTGACTACTTACACGGGAAACGGACGTTATATAACTTTTAAACACGGAGGCGGTTCCAGCGGGACTTTGTATCTTGATGATATCAGTTTTGAATTAATTTCACCCAATGATTTGGCTGCTTTTTCTATAACCGGAAATGTTACTCCCAGCGTAGGTAATGCAACTGACTATACGATAGGCCTAAAAAACTGGGGAACTGCCTCCCAAAGTGCCTATATAGTTAAACTGATGAGCGGAGATACAGAATTGGCAAGTGCTCCTGGACCAACTATTGCAGCTGGAGCTACTGCTACTGCAGTTGTCACTTGGACTCCTACAGTAGAAGGACCGATGAGCATCTATGGAAAAGTGGTTCTTACCGGTGATGTAAATCCCCTAAATGATAATTCCCCCTCAATAAATATTTCTGTTATGCCTGCCGGTGCCATTGTAGTAACAATAGGAGAAGGTAACTTGGCTGAAGGTGTGCCTTGGGAATTTTTCTACAAAAACAGCTTGTTCCAAACCCTGTATTATCAAGCCGAAATTGGAGTGATGGGTAATATAACTGCTGTTACTTTCTACAATAATTTCGTTACCAATTTAACCGATAAACCTGTAAAACTCTGGCTTGGCACAACTGATTTGGCGGATTTGAGTGCGGGTTGGATTTTGAATGATTTAACCCTGGTTTATGACGGCACCCTTAATTTCCCCAACGGAGAAAATACTATTGTAGTTCCACTGCAGACACCTTATCTCTATACAGGCGGTAATCTGGTTCTTTATGCCAATAGACCTATGGATACACAATATTTTAGCAGCAGTGATAATTTCAAAGCTCAAACCGTTGGCAGTAACCGTGCGCGTAAACTTGTCAATGACAGTGTAGCCTACGATCCGATGAATCCTTCTGCTACAGGAACGCTTTCGGGAACTTTTCCCAAGACCTCTTTTACTTTTGTAGTAACCGGAATGGGTTCTTTAAGCGGAACGGTTACCAGCAGTGGCTCTCCTCTTGCCGATGTTCTAATTCAAGTAAGTGATGCTAATTATTCCTACACCCGTTATACTAATGCTGCGGGTGAATATTCTTTCCAGTATCTGCCTATTGGCAATTATTCTGCAACTGCTTCCAAGCTGGGTTATGAAACTCAATCCGTTACCGTAACAATTATTGAGAACCAGAATACGGTGCAGAACTTCAGTTTGGTCTCTTCCAGCACGGTCTCTGTCAGTGGACATATTGTCGGTAGCGATCAGCCGACTGTAGGAATTGCCAATGCTCATATATTTTTGGATGGACCTCTGGATTATGAAGGTACTTCCAATGCCAATGGTGATTTTACGATAACCGGTGTTCTTTCCGGAAATACCTATAACTATACCATTCAGGCAATTGGCTATGCAGATTTGACCGGAACTGTGGTAGTTGGTTCCACTAATGTAAATATGGGAACCTTGGTAATGAGTGAATTAGCTCTTCCTCCGGTGCAAATTGTAGCAGAAGAAAATACTGCTCAAACGCAAGTAACCCTTACTTGGCGTCCTCCCGGATCAACAGGAACCGGAGTTGGTTTGGAAGATTTTGAGCTTGACGATGGCGGTTGGGTTCCTTCCTCTAACTGGACAAATCCTTTGGGAGATTTTGAATGGACTAATACTTACGATGTAGCCGACTGGTCACCTTCTTATACCGGAACGAATATTGTTCCTCCTCCTACAGCGCATTCTGGAACCGGGATGTGGGGAACAAAAATAAATACAAACTACACTAATTCCGGTGGATTCAATTATCTCACGAAGACATTCAATTTCAGTACGATATCGAACGCCCAACTGAGTTTTTGGAGCTGGGAAAATGTGTTTGGAAATTTTGATTACTGTCAAGTAGCTGTGAATGGAACTTTGGTGTGGGGCCCTTCTTGGGATTATACTTCAACTCAATGGCGACAAAGAGTTATTGATCTTTCTGCCTATGACGGTATGTCTGAAGTAACAATTCAATTCCAGATGTGGGCATCAACTGTCGTCAATTATGCCGGTTGGTATATAGACGATGTTTATGTTGGAACAGCTCAAACATATATTGCCAATTCTCATTTACCAGTTATGCCTACTGCGTTAAAGGGTTTAAGTGAAATGGAAGCAGCTAAAGTAGCAAATGAACTTTCCTTACAAGAACCTCAAAGAACAGTTCAGAGTAGTGATTATAGCAGAACTGATAACCGGGTTCTAAACGGCTACAAGGTCTGGCGATTGATTTCCGGTAACGAAAATAACGAAAATTCCTGGACTTTGCTTACTGCTAATACTATTACCGATACAACCTTTATTGATACTGGCTGGGGAACTTTACCGGACGGAAATTACCGTTGGGCAGTGAAAGGTGTTTATACCAATAATTTACTTGGTCCTGCGGGCTTTTCCAATCTGTTGATTATGCTACGAAACGATATGGCAGCCAATACAATTTCCGGTTCTCTTACTCCTACGGTTGGAGTAGCTACTACTTACACAATTGGAATTAAAAATGTGGGAACTCAAGCTAAGCCCGCTGGAAGTTATACAATTAAGCTAATGAGTGGAGATACAGAACTGGCAAGTGTTCCCGGCCCTGCTATCAATCCCAATCAAGTCCTTGATGTGCCAATCAACTGGACTCCTACAGAGCAGGGAACTATGGTTATCTACGGTAAAGTATTCTTAACGGGAGATACCAATAGCGCTAATGATCAAACTCCCACTCTCACTATTCTCGTAAATCCTTCCGGGGTCTTTATGATTACCATAGGTGCCGGCGGTCAGTTTGCTCGGATGCCTGTTGATATGTATTATAGAAACAGCATCTATGAAGGGCTATATTATCCTGCCGAAATGGGTGACTTTATGGGGCAAATAACCGGTATCCAGTTCTATAACAACTTCTATACCGATCTGCCCAATATGCCTACCAAGGTCTGGATCGGAACTACCACTTTAACTTCTTTGTCGGATGCCTGGATTCCAGTTTCAGAATTAACCCTTGTTTTTGACGGGAATATCAACTATCCTGCTGGCGATAATATAATTACTATTCCCTTCAATGCTCCCTATTTCTATCTGAATGGAGAAAACCTGGTAATCTTTGTGCAACGTCCCTGGGAAGGCGCATATCACAATTCCAGCGATGATTTCCACGCACAAACAGATGCTACTTATACAGGACGCTCCAGACGAATGTATAGTGATTCCGTTACCTATGATCCCAATAATTTGCCTGCTACAGGAGCAACTGTTTCCGGTCAATTCCCCAAAACTACCTTAATTGTAATTCCTGGAGGAGTGGGACATTTGGAGGGCACAGTAGTTGCTACTGGCAGTATTCCTTTGGAAGGTGTAGCGGTTAATATTGCCACTTCCACTTACAGCGCAGTTACAGACGCTCAGGGACATTATCATATTGCCAATATTATTCCTGATGATTATACTGTGAACTTCAGCAAGTATGGTTACATCAGCCAAAGTATCAATATTACCATAGAGGAGGATGAGACCGAAATTCTGAATGTAACAATGCAACCGATGCCTACCGTTTCTGTTACCGGAACTATTGTAGCCAGTGATACCGGAGCTGGAATTGCCGGTGCATCAATATATCTGGTTGGTTACCAAAATTATAATACAACTAGTTCTGCTACTGGTGCTTTCAGCTTTCCTGCAGTTTATGCCAATCAGACCTATGAATATACAATTATTGCTACCGGTTATACAACTGTTACGGGAACAATCAATGTAGGAGCCACTAACTACAATATGGGCAGTATTACTATGAACGAAGTTGCTTATGCACCTTTTGGTGTTGTAGCTGCTCTGAACGATATTTATACGGCAGTGAATATCAGTTGGCAGGCACCTGATCCTACAGCGGTAGATGTTACTGAAGGTTTTGAAGGAACTGTCTTTCCGCCTTTGCAATGGACTCAAATCATCAACAATACAGGACCAGAAATTATTCCGGGGGTTTTACCAACATGGTGCAGATTTGGAACAGTTAATGCAGGCGGGAATCCGATAAATCCACCGGAAGGAAATTATCAGGCAGGTCTGTGGTGGGATTATGAACATCAGGATGAATGGTTAATTACTCCTACTTTCAATTGTCCTCCAATGGCTTATCTTACTGTAGATGCCTATATTTATCGGGGTTCTATTTATGACGACCACTATTACATCAAGGTTTCTACCGATAATGGCACAAATTGGACTGTTTTGTATGATGCTACAGCCGCTACAGGTGGCTGGAATTATTATGTCTCACCTATCTATCTGAATATGGAGGCATACGGTGGACAGCAGATTAAAATTGCTTTTCAGGCCGATGATCCCCCTTCCAATGATGGCCTCTGGTATGGTTGGTTTATAGATAATCTCTACATTGGCAATGCGGTTCAAGGTGTGAAATTTGCGGGTTCCGACCTGCTTCCTTCTCGTTCTAAAGTTGCGGTAGAGAAGGTCTCTTCCGAGTTAGTTGTTGCTCCCTATCCTTCCCGAGATGCAATTGAAGGGAAGAGAGAGCTTCCCACAGTCCGGATAGACAAAATTACAACTCCAACACGGTCGGAAAGGTCTTTGCAGGGCTATAAGGTCTGGCGTTTAACTAGCGGAAATGAAGCAATACCGGATACCTGGACTCTGCTAACCACTGAACTGATAACTACTTTGGCAACAGTTGATTCTGCCTGGACTGCACTTCCTAATGGAAGTTACCGTTGGGCTGTGAAAGCTGTTTATACTGCCAATGTTACTTCTGTTGCTTCATTCTCCAATGTTCTGAATAAAGAAACACAGATGGGTAATATTGTTGGTTTTGTGCGGAAACAAAATAATCAGCCCATTGCCGGAGCCACAGTAACTGCCGGGGGAATTTCTGCTACCACTAATTCAGCGGGAGCCTATTCTTTGGCTTTATCCATAGGAACTTACAGTGTAACGGCTTCAGCAGCGGGTTATCAACCGCGAACAATTGACGGGGTTGTGGTTTTGCCCAATCAAAATACCACTTTGAACTTTGTGCTTGATCCGGTAGCTAATGAGGATGAATATTTGCCTGCTGTTTCTACGGAACTGATAGGGAACTATCCCAATCCCTTCAATCCGGAGACCACTATTGCCTATTCTATTAAGGATAGATGCAAAGTGCGCTTGGAGGTCTATAACCTGAAAGGACAACTGGTGAGAACCTTAGTGAATGAAGAAAAGGCAAACGGACATTATAAAGCGGTCTTTAACGCTAAGGATGAGAAAGGCAATACCCTTTCTTCCGGTATCTATTTCTATCGCTTGCAGGCGGGAAATTATATTTCCACGCGGAAGATGCTGCTGATGGAATAG
- a CDS encoding regulatory protein RecX, which produces MLKKMFLKTTKKAEHDKNSLIIIDNEVRGILPDRILLSYFPLPFAGEIDDEQGKELLSLIAKNARQQLLKYVSDQEHSSVQCRQFLSRKRYPAELIDNLIKEFQNKKYIDDFRFVQILISSLMERKKSKRAIAQKLKETRLPNELWERKLNELYPPEEEKENLKEQIVKLRFRYRDLPLNKQKEKVFASLYRKGFDLDAIHSAWQECSSNRFLPSQE; this is translated from the coding sequence GTGCTGAAGAAAATGTTCCTGAAGACAACGAAGAAAGCTGAACACGATAAAAACTCGCTGATTATTATTGACAATGAAGTAAGGGGGATTCTTCCTGATAGAATCCTCCTTTCTTATTTCCCTCTTCCTTTTGCCGGGGAAATTGACGACGAACAAGGCAAAGAACTGCTTTCACTAATTGCCAAAAATGCCCGGCAACAACTCCTGAAATATGTATCCGATCAAGAACACAGCTCTGTTCAATGCCGACAATTCCTTTCCCGAAAACGCTATCCTGCGGAATTGATTGATAATCTCATAAAAGAATTCCAGAACAAAAAATATATTGATGACTTTCGCTTTGTGCAAATCCTTATTAGCTCTCTCATGGAACGGAAAAAAAGCAAACGCGCAATAGCACAGAAATTGAAAGAAACACGGCTGCCAAATGAACTGTGGGAAAGAAAATTAAACGAACTATACCCCCCCGAAGAGGAAAAAGAAAACCTGAAAGAACAAATTGTAAAACTGCGTTTCCGCTACCGCGATTTGCCTCTCAACAAACAAAAAGAAAAGGTCTTTGCTTCCCTCTATCGTAAAGGTTTTGACTTGGATGCTATCCACTCTGCCTGGCAAGAATGTAGTAGTAATAGATTCCTACCTTCGCAGGAATGA
- the recA gene encoding recombinase RecA — protein MLDKNKDAALKTAISQLEKKYGVGTLMRLGDKPHQVVDVIPTGALNLDIALGIGGIPKGRITEIYGAEASGKTTLALHIAAECQKQGGIVAFIDVEHALDPIYAKHLGVITDDLLLSQPDGGEQALEITETLVRSSAVDLIIIDSVAALVPKQEIEGEMGDSHVGLQARLMSQALRKLTAIVSKSNTAVIFINQTRMKIGAGPYMNPETTTGGVALKFYASVRLEVRHGAQIKDVGSESQVIGTRTKVKVVKNKFAPPFKTVEFPIIFGQGISKLDIILEMAVQHDIIKKSGSWFSYNDLKLGQGADKTKLYLTENQPLLQEIEAKLREKINPEEFNLSAEENVPEDNEES, from the coding sequence ATGCTGGATAAAAACAAAGATGCTGCCTTAAAAACAGCAATTTCACAACTGGAAAAAAAATACGGTGTAGGAACTTTAATGCGCCTGGGAGATAAACCTCATCAGGTTGTAGATGTAATTCCTACAGGAGCTTTGAACTTGGATATTGCCTTAGGAATTGGAGGTATTCCCAAAGGTAGAATCACGGAAATTTACGGTGCTGAAGCATCAGGTAAAACAACTTTGGCTTTGCATATTGCGGCAGAATGTCAAAAACAGGGTGGAATAGTTGCTTTTATTGATGTTGAACATGCCCTTGATCCTATTTATGCCAAGCACTTGGGGGTAATTACAGATGACCTTTTGCTTTCTCAACCCGATGGAGGTGAACAGGCACTGGAAATTACTGAAACTCTTGTTCGCAGTTCTGCAGTTGATTTAATAATCATTGATTCCGTCGCTGCACTGGTTCCCAAACAGGAAATTGAAGGTGAAATGGGAGATAGCCATGTTGGCTTACAGGCACGACTGATGAGCCAGGCACTGCGAAAATTAACTGCTATCGTCTCTAAAAGCAATACTGCAGTTATTTTTATCAATCAGACAAGAATGAAAATAGGTGCCGGTCCCTATATGAACCCTGAAACCACAACCGGTGGAGTAGCTCTAAAATTCTATGCTTCAGTGCGCTTAGAAGTTCGGCATGGTGCCCAGATTAAAGATGTCGGCTCCGAATCACAAGTTATCGGAACTCGTACCAAAGTAAAAGTAGTGAAAAATAAATTCGCTCCTCCCTTTAAAACAGTAGAATTTCCTATTATTTTTGGCCAGGGTATCTCCAAACTGGATATCATTCTGGAAATGGCAGTTCAGCACGATATAATCAAGAAAAGCGGTTCCTGGTTCTCTTACAATGACCTCAAACTGGGTCAGGGAGCAGATAAAACCAAGCTCTATTTAACGGAAAACCAGCCACTGCTGCAAGAAATTGAAGCCAAACTAAGGGAAAAAATAAATCCCGAGGAATTCAATTTAAGTGCTGAAGAAAATGTTCCTGAAGACAACGAAGAAAGCTGA
- the thpR gene encoding RNA 2',3'-cyclic phosphodiesterase: protein MMIRTFIALELPKPLKSELGSVVNRYSKTTPPYVNWVKPENLHLTLLFIGDVQPQEIRIIDEVLAKQLEGFPSFIFRPEGLEFFPSLQPHLLWLKLSSENEDIFKLNRRLLKELSACGIEADKKAMKLHITLARLKSSLNPALEREIMSRKIKHEPLYFDCLCLFKSQLFPEGPQYTVLNRYNLIHSRRINAG from the coding sequence ATGATGATTCGCACTTTTATTGCCCTGGAATTACCCAAACCCTTGAAAAGTGAACTTGGGAGCGTAGTTAACAGATATTCTAAAACAACTCCGCCTTATGTAAATTGGGTTAAACCGGAAAATTTACATTTAACACTGCTTTTTATTGGAGATGTTCAGCCCCAAGAAATAAGGATTATAGATGAAGTGCTGGCAAAACAACTGGAAGGTTTTCCCTCTTTCATTTTTCGTCCTGAAGGTTTGGAATTTTTTCCTTCTCTTCAGCCCCATCTTTTATGGCTGAAGCTTTCCAGTGAAAATGAAGATATTTTCAAACTGAATAGGCGTTTGCTGAAAGAGCTTTCCGCCTGCGGAATTGAAGCGGATAAAAAAGCAATGAAATTACACATCACTTTGGCACGGTTGAAATCATCCCTAAATCCCGCTTTGGAAAGAGAAATAATGAGCAGAAAGATAAAACACGAGCCCCTATATTTTGACTGCCTTTGTCTGTTTAAAAGTCAATTATTTCCAGAGGGACCGCAATATACCGTTTTAAACAGATATAATTTAATTCACAGCCGGAGGATAAATGCTGGATAA
- a CDS encoding adenosine-specific kinase — MEIITEALKFPSDCNIILGQSHFIKTVEDLYEALVTSVPEIKFGLAFCESSGPCLVRKEGTDNELIEIAVENMFRLGAGHSFLIILRNAFPINIMQAVKDCREVVNIFCATANPVEVILAQTEQGRGILGVIDGFSPKGIELDTDITHRKKFLLDIGYKR, encoded by the coding sequence ATGGAAATAATCACAGAAGCACTCAAGTTTCCCTCTGATTGTAACATAATCTTAGGTCAAAGCCATTTTATCAAAACAGTGGAAGACCTATATGAGGCGCTTGTTACCAGTGTACCGGAAATTAAATTTGGTTTGGCTTTTTGTGAATCCTCGGGTCCTTGTTTAGTTCGCAAAGAAGGAACGGATAATGAACTGATAGAAATAGCGGTGGAAAATATGTTTCGTTTAGGTGCCGGGCACAGTTTTCTGATTATTCTGCGGAATGCTTTTCCTATCAATATAATGCAAGCGGTTAAGGACTGCCGGGAAGTGGTTAATATTTTTTGTGCTACAGCTAATCCGGTAGAAGTGATTTTAGCTCAGACAGAACAGGGAAGAGGTATTTTAGGCGTTATTGACGGTTTTTCACCTAAGGGAATAGAATTGGATACAGATATTACACATCGGAAGAAATTCCTTTTGGATATTGGATATAAGCGTTGA
- the rsmD gene encoding 16S rRNA (guanine(966)-N(2))-methyltransferase RsmD, with amino-acid sequence MRIITGIYKKRNLFLVPGMSTRPTSSFNREVIFSVLQDYAGCRVLDLFAGSGSLGLETLSRGAVWVDFVEFAPSAINTILQNINLLGCSENCHLWRKKVDVYLKSCENKYDIIFIDPPYDKNLINPTLKLIYEKSLLNEEGSIIVEHSPQEIIAEEFLPYITKEKCFKRSHFTWLRARNNDLSKELSLPK; translated from the coding sequence ATGCGTATTATAACCGGTATCTATAAAAAAAGAAACCTGTTTTTAGTTCCTGGAATGAGTACCAGACCTACCTCTTCTTTCAATCGGGAAGTTATTTTCAGCGTTCTTCAGGATTATGCAGGTTGCAGGGTTTTAGACCTTTTTGCCGGAAGCGGTTCTTTAGGTTTGGAAACACTTTCACGAGGAGCTGTCTGGGTTGATTTTGTAGAATTTGCTCCTTCCGCTATTAACACTATTTTGCAGAATATAAATCTTTTAGGTTGTTCCGAGAATTGTCATCTCTGGCGAAAAAAGGTGGATGTATATTTGAAATCCTGTGAAAATAAATACGATATCATATTTATTGATCCACCTTATGACAAAAATTTGATTAACCCCACTCTGAAACTTATCTATGAAAAGTCACTGCTGAATGAGGAAGGTAGCATTATTGTGGAACATTCCCCTCAGGAAATCATCGCAGAGGAATTTTTGCCCTATATTACAAAGGAAAAGTGCTTTAAGAGGTCTCATTTTACCTGGCTGAGGGCAAGGAATAATGATTTAAGTAAGGAGTTGTCACTGCCGAAATAA